The following is a genomic window from Bacteroidia bacterium.
GGCGAGAGTCATTACTATCTGGGCCGCCGCTACCGACTCAACGTCATTGAGCACGATGGATCCGCCCGAGTGGAGCTGCGCAGCAAGACCACGATGGATATGTACGTCCGTCCCGGCGCCGCTACACCCAAGCGAGAGCAAATCCTGAACGACTGGTACCGTCAGCAACTCAGAGCGCTGATCCCGCCATTACTCGAGAAGTGGGAGCCCGTGCTGAATGTTCAGACCTTGGAATGGGGCATAAAACGGATGAAGACCAAGTGGGGCACCTGCAGTCCGGCAGCCCAACGCATCTGGGTGAACCTTGAACTCGCCAAGAAACCGCCCCAGTGTCTGGAATACATAGTCGTGCATGAACTGGTGCACCTGATCGAGCGTCATCACAACGACCGCTTCCTCGCCCTCATGGACCAGCACCTGCCGCAATGGCAGCTCTCCCGAGCAGAACTCAATCACGCGCCGCTCGGGCACGAGGAGTGGGGGTATTGAACGTGACCTGGACGTGAGCCAATTGCAGGCAATGGCAAGAGCTGAACTTCTGAAGAAGTTAGAACAAAAATGATGATAAAATGCAATAGTGCCATCACAACCAAAGAGAGCTATGAAGCCATACGAGTCCGACCACAACTGCATTGCCCATGTGAGCGAAGCAGCGATCGATGTAACTGTACGCTACTGGGAGGGCCGGACCGGGCGGCGGCTTACTCGCGAAGAAGCTCGTGAGTCGGTCGAAAATATTCTGGGGCTGGCCAGATTACTTGATGAACTCAAGGCCAACGAGGCCAGCTTTGATGAAACTGAACATCATGAATGAACTTGACTTTATGTCGGATCAACGTCTGCTTCCACGCTTCGGCTGGCTTGCACCTGATGTGCGTTTCTCTACGCTCAGCCAAAAATCCCACATCACGAAGGAGTTCGTGAGAGTGCTGCATGAGCATCCCGAGATGGTTCCGTCCGAACTAGAACTTTACAAATTTGGGCCAGACAAGCATGCCCAGTGGTTTGAGGCGAGGGAAGTCCAACCCCTGATACATGAGTCACAGTGCAAGGAGCAATTCAGGAGGTGCCGCTGTCCGATGTTTGAGAACTATTCTTCAGGAAGAAATAATATCTTTGTACTTCGTGATCGTCTCTTTTCCACAAACTGGACCAGGGTACAGACACATGATTAGAGTTGTTGACATCTTTGCGGGTCCAGGGGGACTTGGAGAAGGTTTCTCGGCTGCAAGGGACGAATTCGACCGATCTGTGTTCGATGTGATTCTGTCAGTGGAAATGGAAAACTTTGCCAATGAGACACTGAAACTCCGTACGTTTTTTCGACAGTTCCCTACGGGCGCACCTGAGGAATACTTCCAACATCTTCGGGGTGCGCTCTCCCGCAAAGCTTTGTACGATTCTTTCCCGCAAGAAGCAGCAGAGGCAGCGTCACGTTGCTGGCAGGCACGACTTGGACCCAACGGTGTATCGACGGATATGGTACGGCAACGAATCGATGCGGTGGTCGGTCATGAGGAACACTGGGTATTAATCGGTGGACCACCATGTCAGGCCTACTCGCTTGCAGGACGATCACGTAATCGTGGAATTCCAGGTTACCAGCCGGAGCTGGATGGACGACAACGCCTTTATATCGAATACCTGCAGATTCTCGCTGACCACCGCCCAACAGTATTCATCATGGAAAACGTCAAGGGGCTCCTCTCGGCGACACTTGGGAATGTCAGGATGTTCGAGAGGATTAGAGAAGACCTCCAGAATCCGGGGTTGGCGCTCGCTCGAGATGGTCGGGACATGGTTGGCGGGAAGCGAGGTGGTTATCGACTGTTTTCCCTGGTCTTGCCGATGAGTTTGGACGAACGAGGTCCAGCAGGTGCACTTATACGTTCTGAGGAATATGGCATTCCACAGGCACGTCATCGGGTGATTCTTCTTGGGATCCGGGACGATTGCAGCGGGGTGACGCCGAAGCAGCTTCTCAGTCAGCCCAGAGTCAGTGTGGCCTCTGTGATTGCATCTCTGCCACCACTGCGCAGTGGTTTGTCACGACAGACCGATTCAGCCGAGAAATGGAAACAATGTCTGCATGACCAGCTCGAGCGACGATGGGTTAATGCCGGGGCGAAACGAATCGGCGGACAATCACTCAGCGATCTTATCCGTCGCTCGCTGCTTGCGGTGCGTATGCCTGCCGCGAATCGCGGGAATAACTTCATTCCCGGTTCGTTTATACCTGCGCATGCACCAGCCTGGTATGTTGATGAGAGGCTTGGCGGCGTCTGCAATCATCATTCACGCAGCCACATGGATTCCGATCTCTTCCGCTATTTTTATGCTGCATGCTATGCCCGTCAATACGGAAAATCACCATCATTAAGGCATTTTCCGACGGATCTGCTGCCCGCGCATGTGAATGTGGATGCGGCTGTCGAGAATGGAGGCAACTACGCTGATCGCTTCCGCGTGCAGGTTGCAGATCGACCCAGCACAACAATCGTTTCGCATATCAGCAGGGACGGCCACTATTACATCCATCCAGATCCG
Proteins encoded in this region:
- a CDS encoding M48 family metallopeptidase; translated protein: MNTDRHYITVSGISVEIVRKAIKNLHLGVYPPHGRVRVAAPLTVSDEAVRLAVIGKLGWIKRQQSKFEGQSRQSRREMVTGESHYYLGRRYRLNVIEHDGSARVELRSKTTMDMYVRPGAATPKREQILNDWYRQQLRALIPPLLEKWEPVLNVQTLEWGIKRMKTKWGTCSPAAQRIWVNLELAKKPPQCLEYIVVHELVHLIERHHNDRFLALMDQHLPQWQLSRAELNHAPLGHEEWGY
- a CDS encoding DNA cytosine methyltransferase, giving the protein MIRVVDIFAGPGGLGEGFSAARDEFDRSVFDVILSVEMENFANETLKLRTFFRQFPTGAPEEYFQHLRGALSRKALYDSFPQEAAEAASRCWQARLGPNGVSTDMVRQRIDAVVGHEEHWVLIGGPPCQAYSLAGRSRNRGIPGYQPELDGRQRLYIEYLQILADHRPTVFIMENVKGLLSATLGNVRMFERIREDLQNPGLALARDGRDMVGGKRGGYRLFSLVLPMSLDERGPAGALIRSEEYGIPQARHRVILLGIRDDCSGVTPKQLLSQPRVSVASVIASLPPLRSGLSRQTDSAEKWKQCLHDQLERRWVNAGAKRIGGQSLSDLIRRSLLAVRMPAANRGNNFIPGSFIPAHAPAWYVDERLGGVCNHHSRSHMDSDLFRYFYAACYARQYGKSPSLRHFPTDLLPAHVNVDAAVENGGNYADRFRVQVADRPSTTIVSHISRDGHYYIHPDPLQCRSFTVREAARLQTFPDNYLFCGPTTAQYTQVGNAVPPLLAKQIADIVLDILKQAGVKT